From a region of the Hemibagrus wyckioides isolate EC202008001 linkage group LG06, SWU_Hwy_1.0, whole genome shotgun sequence genome:
- the naxd gene encoding ATP-dependent (S)-NAD(P)H-hydrate dehydratase isoform X3 → MPLKRAVGSLAASLQSWSVVIERTFSLGGVAHRSMDVLPLVKNIIPPLTSKKHKGQDGRIGVIGGCQEYTGAPYFAAISALKIGADLSHVFCTKDAATVIKSYSPELIVHPVLDSPNAVQEIEKWLPRLHSLVVGPGLGREDKLLNNAKEVIEKSKSRGIPIVIDADGLWLISKEPSVIQGYQRGILTPNFMEFSRLYEAMHHQPLDSTDLRVTAQQLSIALGNVTLVLKGEEDIITDGNQVITCRQEGSGRRCGGQGDLLSGSLGVFSHWAFSSSLNAIDGVNPTLVAAFGAASLTRQCNNQAFLKYGRATTTSDMIQEICAAFKKLFET, encoded by the exons ATGCCACTTAAACGTGCAGTCGGCAGCCTTGCTGCGTCTCTCCAAAGTTGGTCCGTCG TTATCGAGCGAACATTTTCCCTGGGAGGGGTTGCACACAGAAGCATGGACGTCCTGCCACTGGTTAAAAACATCATTCCTCCGCTGACGTCTAAAAAACACAAGGGTCAAGATGGCCGCATAGGAGTCATCGGAGGATGTCAAGA GTACACTGGAGCACCTTACTTTGCTGCCATTTCTGCACTGAAAATT GGTGCGGATCTTTCCCACGTGTTCTGCACCAAAGATGCTGCCACTGTGATTAAATCTTATAGCCCTGAGCTCATAGTTCATCCTGTTCT AGACAGTCCCAATGCTGTGCAGGAAATAGAGAAATGGCTGCCAAGGCTTCATAGTCTTGTGGTGGGTCCAGGCTTGGGAAGAGAGGACAAGCTTCTTAATAATGCAAAG GAGGTTATTGAAAAGTCAAAATCAAGAGGAATTCCGATAGTCATTGACGCA GATGGACTTTGGTTAATTTCCAAAGAGCCATCAGTCATTCAAGGTTATCAGAGAGGAATCCTAACGCCCAATTTCATGGAGTTCAGTCGTCTCTATGAGGCAATG CACCATCAGCCCCTGGACAGCACTGACCTCAGGGTCACTGCCCAGCAGTTGAGCATTGCACTGGGTAATGTGACTCTGGTTCTGAAAGGGGAGGAGGACATCATCACTGATGGAAACCAGG TGATAACCTGCAGGCAGGAGGGAAGTGGGCGTCGCTGTGGAGGACAGGGAGATCTGCTGTCTGGTTCTCTAGGAGTCTTCTCTCACTGGGCTTTCAGTTCATCGCTAAATGCAATTGATGG tgtgaATCCTACACTGGTGGCTGCTTTCGGTGCAGCCTCGCTGACCAGACAGTGTAACAATCAAGCCTTTCTCAAGTACGGCCGTGCCACCACCACCTCTGACATGATCCAGGAGATCTGTGCTGCCTTCAAGAAGCTGTTCGAAACCTGA
- the naxd gene encoding ATP-dependent (S)-NAD(P)H-hydrate dehydratase isoform X2 has product MEAKLLLRVLTVAFCFAVTLLHKKVIERTFSLGGVAHRSMDVLPLVKNIIPPLTSKKHKGQDGRIGVIGGCQEYTGAPYFAAISALKIGADLSHVFCTKDAATVIKSYSPELIVHPVLDSPNAVQEIEKWLPRLHSLVVGPGLGREDKLLNNAKEVIEKSKSRGIPIVIDADGLWLISKEPSVIQGYQRGILTPNFMEFSRLYEAMHHQPLDSTDLRVTAQQLSIALGNVTLVLKGEEDIITDGNQVITCRQEGSGRRCGGQGDLLSGSLGVFSHWAFSSSLNAIDGVNPTLVAAFGAASLTRQCNNQAFLKYGRATTTSDMIQEICAAFKKLFET; this is encoded by the exons ATGGAAGCCAAGTTGCTCCTCCGCGTCCTAACCGTAGCCTTCTGTTTCGCAGTAACTCTTCTGCATAAGAAAG TTATCGAGCGAACATTTTCCCTGGGAGGGGTTGCACACAGAAGCATGGACGTCCTGCCACTGGTTAAAAACATCATTCCTCCGCTGACGTCTAAAAAACACAAGGGTCAAGATGGCCGCATAGGAGTCATCGGAGGATGTCAAGA GTACACTGGAGCACCTTACTTTGCTGCCATTTCTGCACTGAAAATT GGTGCGGATCTTTCCCACGTGTTCTGCACCAAAGATGCTGCCACTGTGATTAAATCTTATAGCCCTGAGCTCATAGTTCATCCTGTTCT AGACAGTCCCAATGCTGTGCAGGAAATAGAGAAATGGCTGCCAAGGCTTCATAGTCTTGTGGTGGGTCCAGGCTTGGGAAGAGAGGACAAGCTTCTTAATAATGCAAAG GAGGTTATTGAAAAGTCAAAATCAAGAGGAATTCCGATAGTCATTGACGCA GATGGACTTTGGTTAATTTCCAAAGAGCCATCAGTCATTCAAGGTTATCAGAGAGGAATCCTAACGCCCAATTTCATGGAGTTCAGTCGTCTCTATGAGGCAATG CACCATCAGCCCCTGGACAGCACTGACCTCAGGGTCACTGCCCAGCAGTTGAGCATTGCACTGGGTAATGTGACTCTGGTTCTGAAAGGGGAGGAGGACATCATCACTGATGGAAACCAGG TGATAACCTGCAGGCAGGAGGGAAGTGGGCGTCGCTGTGGAGGACAGGGAGATCTGCTGTCTGGTTCTCTAGGAGTCTTCTCTCACTGGGCTTTCAGTTCATCGCTAAATGCAATTGATGG tgtgaATCCTACACTGGTGGCTGCTTTCGGTGCAGCCTCGCTGACCAGACAGTGTAACAATCAAGCCTTTCTCAAGTACGGCCGTGCCACCACCACCTCTGACATGATCCAGGAGATCTGTGCTGCCTTCAAGAAGCTGTTCGAAACCTGA
- the naxd gene encoding ATP-dependent (S)-NAD(P)H-hydrate dehydratase isoform X1, translated as MLMNPTRGYHWSDAETRALLTIWGEHDVQTALDGNFRNSHVYRDVAGRLGDMGYDRTPDQCRVRVKSLKRQYFQAKKASKKNGHYSKIFRFYKDMERILSCRSSAGLDAHDLDGMGAEGDETLDGTEEDGESVDHPHESDVDGAGECSNMDYPVKIEYPPYPIPVTVGSCSNVPDIPAKQTEEQTTTMPSSAGSRRHKKRFANLSLEKLMEKFLEQSLEAEENFYRLEEQRLQAEDLRRETEHTREMHMLQMLGQMFSGLTAPTVTSSPAPQSTRNSKTGPSVTRARTLGGSHSHQTCHVDYATPSPPAAPVIERTFSLGGVAHRSMDVLPLVKNIIPPLTSKKHKGQDGRIGVIGGCQEYTGAPYFAAISALKIGADLSHVFCTKDAATVIKSYSPELIVHPVLDSPNAVQEIEKWLPRLHSLVVGPGLGREDKLLNNAKEVIEKSKSRGIPIVIDADGLWLISKEPSVIQGYQRGILTPNFMEFSRLYEAMHHQPLDSTDLRVTAQQLSIALGNVTLVLKGEEDIITDGNQVITCRQEGSGRRCGGQGDLLSGSLGVFSHWAFSSSLNAIDGVNPTLVAAFGAASLTRQCNNQAFLKYGRATTTSDMIQEICAAFKKLFET; from the exons ATGTTAATGAATCCCACCCGAGGATACCACTGGTCAGACGCGGAGACGAGAGCACTGTTGACTATTTGGGGAGAACACGACGTGCAGACGGCGCTGGACGGAAACTTCCGAAACAGTCACGTTTACCGCGACGTAGCTGGCCGTTTGGGGGACATGGGCTACGATCGGACCCCGGATCAGTGCCGGGTGCGAGTTAAGAGCCTGAAAAGACAGTACTTCCAGGCGAAAAAGGCATCGAAGAAAAACGGGCACTATTCCAAGATCTTCAGGttttataaagacatggagAGGATCCTGAGCTGCAGGTCGTCAGCAGGCTTGGATGCCCATGATCTAGACGGGATGGGTGCTGAAGGAGACGAGACCCTGGACGGCACTGaagaagatggagagagtgtggaCCACCCGCACGAGTCGGACGTGGACGGTGCAGGAGAATGCTCAAACATGGATTACCCTGTGAAAATCGAGTACCCACCTTACCCCATCCCGGTGACTGTGGGCAGCTGCAGCA ATGTACCAGATATTCCAGCAAAGCAGACTGAAGAGCAGACCACCACCATGCCGTCCTCTGCAGGAAGCAGGCGGCACAAAAAGCGCTTTGCAAACCTGTCGCTGGAGAAACTTATGGAGAAGTTTCTGGAACAGAGTTTAGAGGCAGAGGAAAACTTCTATAGACTCGAGGAGCAGCGGCTCCAAGCCGAGGATCTTCGCAGGGAGACAGAACACACGAGAGAGATGCACATGTTGCAGATGCTGGGACAGATGTTTTCTGGTCTCACCGCACCCACGGTCACATCGTCACCTGCTCCTCAGTCCACTCGGAACTCAAAGACCGGCCCGTCTGTAACTCGTGCACGGACACTTGGTGGCAGCCACAGCCATCAAACTTGTCATGTTGATTACGCCACCCCAAGTCCGCCAGCTGCTCCAG TTATCGAGCGAACATTTTCCCTGGGAGGGGTTGCACACAGAAGCATGGACGTCCTGCCACTGGTTAAAAACATCATTCCTCCGCTGACGTCTAAAAAACACAAGGGTCAAGATGGCCGCATAGGAGTCATCGGAGGATGTCAAGA GTACACTGGAGCACCTTACTTTGCTGCCATTTCTGCACTGAAAATT GGTGCGGATCTTTCCCACGTGTTCTGCACCAAAGATGCTGCCACTGTGATTAAATCTTATAGCCCTGAGCTCATAGTTCATCCTGTTCT AGACAGTCCCAATGCTGTGCAGGAAATAGAGAAATGGCTGCCAAGGCTTCATAGTCTTGTGGTGGGTCCAGGCTTGGGAAGAGAGGACAAGCTTCTTAATAATGCAAAG GAGGTTATTGAAAAGTCAAAATCAAGAGGAATTCCGATAGTCATTGACGCA GATGGACTTTGGTTAATTTCCAAAGAGCCATCAGTCATTCAAGGTTATCAGAGAGGAATCCTAACGCCCAATTTCATGGAGTTCAGTCGTCTCTATGAGGCAATG CACCATCAGCCCCTGGACAGCACTGACCTCAGGGTCACTGCCCAGCAGTTGAGCATTGCACTGGGTAATGTGACTCTGGTTCTGAAAGGGGAGGAGGACATCATCACTGATGGAAACCAGG TGATAACCTGCAGGCAGGAGGGAAGTGGGCGTCGCTGTGGAGGACAGGGAGATCTGCTGTCTGGTTCTCTAGGAGTCTTCTCTCACTGGGCTTTCAGTTCATCGCTAAATGCAATTGATGG tgtgaATCCTACACTGGTGGCTGCTTTCGGTGCAGCCTCGCTGACCAGACAGTGTAACAATCAAGCCTTTCTCAAGTACGGCCGTGCCACCACCACCTCTGACATGATCCAGGAGATCTGTGCTGCCTTCAAGAAGCTGTTCGAAACCTGA
- the rab20 gene encoding ras-related protein Rab-20: MAESTKKLKKPDVKIVLLGDMNVGKTSLLHRYTERKFKDTVSTVGGAFFLKQWGPYNISIWDTAGREQFHGLGSMYCRSAAAVILTYDMTSWQSYVELEDRFLSLTDTANSDCIFAIVGNKADLTDSHAQASNPEGEEENKPARMSVSSSSLQRKQVNREDAMALYARVLHYKGLDEKACLPAESMCFETSAKTGYNVDMMFETMFELVVPSILKKRNEGESSTVDLEAPSTGKSNKAGCCT; this comes from the exons ATGGCCGAGTCCACGAAGAAGCTGAAAAAGCCTGACGTGAAAATTGTCTTGCTGGGTGACATGAATGTTGGGAAAACATCTTTGCTCCATAGGTACACCGAGAGGAAATTCAAggacacagtgagcacagttGGAGGGGCCTTCTTTCTCAAGCAGTGGGGACcatacaatatctccatatgGGACACTGCAG GTCGGGAGCAGTTCCACGGTCTGGGCTCTATGTACTGTCGTAGTGCAGCTGCAGTCATCCTCACCTATGACATGACCAGCTGGCAAAGTTACGTAGAGCTGGAGGACCGCTTCCTATCCCTAACTGACACTGCTAACAGTGACTGCATATTTGCCATAGTAGGCAACAAAGCTGACCTGACTGACTCGCATGCCCAGGCTTCAAATccagagggagaggaggagaacaaGCCTGCACGCATGTCTGTTTCTTCCTCCTCACTTCAGCGCAAACAGGTGAACAGAGAGGATGCCATGGCTCTGTATGCACGCGTGCTACACTACAAAGggctggatgagaaggcctgtcTGCCCGCTGAAAGCATGTGCTTTGAAACCAGTGCTAAAACTGGCTACAATGTGGATATGATGTTTGAAACTATGTTTGAGTTGGTGGTGCCCTCAATCCTGAAGAAGAGGAATGAGGGCGAGAGCTCCACTGTTGACTTGGAAGCACCCAGCACAGGAAAGAGTAATAAAGCCGGCTGCTGTACCTAG